DNA from Ziziphus jujuba cultivar Dongzao chromosome 2, ASM3175591v1:
GGAACAGTTTACCATTTAttgtatatttggattatttactGTAAATCAACATCtaaagctttaaaaaaataataaataataacatctaaagttgaatttcttcatgattaaaaaaaaaaaaaaagaatttcttcACGTGGTGAatctgtttaaattttttagaaaataaacttttacgTCACAAACTCTAAGAAAGatcaatcaaatatattaatcaaaagAGATAAAATTAAGATATCACAAGCCTAGTATCAAAAAGTTTCTCGGACAAACGTTTTGAGTTTAAATCCCTCGTCTTCaatatcaaaaatgaaaaaaaaaaaaaaaaaaagaagttaaaatgctatgttaattgaaaatattcttttacatcatactttaatttattactatatctatattttttgtgATTTATTACTCTATAATATTTCAAAGtctttataattgattttttgattAACTAATTTTCATCGATTGACCATGGCAActaaaaagatttttatttaattccaACGAAAAATAAAGAGCAAGGCTTAAAGCTTTTAATTAAGACTCATTAAAGTTCTGTGGtatggaagaagaaaaatgaaaagttaATTAGCAATGTTTGTGCTTACTTTTAAACCCTTTAAAATAgataatggaaaaaaatttcataaataaagtGTACGGTAAAGTTACGACATTCAGATGCTCCAATAATCATACctctaaaactttaaacctGTTTTAGTCATCTATTAAAAACTATAACtattgaatatattatttaatttcaatgacaaatcaaatatttaatgcGCAACCtaacaaacaatatatattctttaaaacTAGATGATATCAACTAAAAGCAGCAGCAGAAACAATAacatacaattaaataaataaaattatccaaaaaaaaatctgataaaAAAATGTACTTAAAACTTTTGTATATCAAATTGAAggtgaaaagaaaaatttacaataataaatttctgtctaaaatattttaaaatatacattGGATATTTCGAACACTTTTATAATGCCTTTTAAAATCACGGAGACTTTTTTGTAATTCCATATTGAAAGGTGAATGTAGCCTCCCAAAACTAAATAGTTATTTGTTCCGTTGCTAAATTAGCATACTTAGATTTTTGTTAATTAACAGAAAATTTATATACACGTGGCATCAACTCAAAAGTGGAAAACAAGGCTGTTGGCGTAAGTACTGACGTATGATCAACGACATTGATATTCCAGTCAAATTTTACCACCGCCGCTGAACCTCCTCTTTATGTCCCTAAAAACAGCTTCGTTTCCGTTCAGTACTTGCCCATAAGTAGCAGTCACTATGAACCAACCATGATAGCCTCGGAAACCGTATAACACATTCCTCCTCCCTCAATCTCAGTCGTCCGTCAGTCATGTCCACTCCAATCACCACCGTCCACGTCCTCGTCTGCCCTTATCCTTCCTCCGGCCACATCATACCCCTCATCGACCTCACCCGCCGGTTACTCACCCGCGGCCTCACCGTCACCTTCGTCGTTACCCCAACCAATCTCCCACTTCTCCAACCGCTCCTCTCCTCTCACCCACCGTCTTCTCTCCAACCCTTGGTTCTCTCCATCCCGGAAACCACCATTTCAACATCTCACAGGCTCCTTTCTATCATACGCGCCACGCGTGAGCATCACTTCCCTGCGCTCCTGGACTGGTTTCGGTCTCATCCATCACCTCCTGTTGCTATCATCTCCGATTTCTTCCTCGGTTGGACCCACCACTTCGCAGGAGAAATCGGCATCAAACGTCTGGTTTTCTCTCCGTCCGGTGCCATTTCCCATTGCGTCTCTTTTTCCCTCTGGCAGGACCTGCCAAAAATCGATAACCCGGACGATGTGAATTCTCCAATTTCGTTTCCAAATGTGCCCAATTGCCCCGTTTATCCTTGGTGGCAACTCAATTCCGTGTACAGAAGCGGTAAAGAAGGAGACCCAGATTGGGAACTTTACAGGAGCATTAACCAGGCCAATAAAGCGAGTTGGGGTGCAGTGTTGAACTCGTTCGCCGACTTGGAGAGCGTTTATTTGGAGCATCTTAAGAAAGAAATGGGTCATGATCGAGTGTGGGCGGTTGGACCTTTATTACCTCCGAGTGacgatgacgatgatgatgtaGGACCTTTTGATAGAGGTGGGTCCAGTTCTCTGCCATCTCACGTGGTGATGAAGTGGCTAGACGCTCGTGATTTCCGTTCTGTTGTTTTTGTGTGTTTCGGCAGTCGTACATTTTTGACGACCTCACAGATGGATGCGTTGACTGCGGCACTGGAACACAGCGGGGTCCACTTTATCTTGTCCGTAAGGCCGCCCAACAAGAAACAGGAGGGAGATGATCACGGAGAAATTCCAGAAGGGTTTGAAGATCGTACGGCGGATAGAGGTTTGGTGATCAAAGGATGGGCTCCACAGGTTGCTATATTGAGGCACCGAGCCGTGGGTGCGTTCTTGACCCACTGTGGCTGGAACTCGCTGATGGAAGGACTCGCAGCTGGGGTGGTGATGCTGACGTGGCCAATGGGTGCGGATCAATTCACTAATGCGAAGTTACTTGTAGACCAATTAGGCGTGGGGTTTCGAGTTGGTGAAGAATCTAAAATCATTCCCAGACCCATTGAGTTGTCTTCCTTATTGGTTGAGTCGTTGGATGAAAATAGACCAGAGTGGGGCCGCGCCAAAGTGCTAAGTGATAAAGCCTTGGGTGCTGTCAAGGGTGGAAGCTCTGACAAAGATTTGGATGATTTGGTCAAGTGGCTTAGTGAGCTCTAAATTGCCTCATTACCATTTTCCAAGTTGAAggtatttgataaatttgaatTGTTCGAATTTCAGTTGAATCAATTCTCTTTCTCGAATACTTGATAAATATGCATAAAtatgatattattaataaaatatttaagaaagttAAAGGGAGTGTTTGGTACGCTATTGGTCCTTCTCCTGCGTTTGTTGTGTTTCCCCAAAATGGAATAACCAATCCAGGATGCCAAATTTAATCCCGCGTTCTGACATTGATGGAATAACTTATCCCGCATAAAGACCTGCGATAAAAGTAGGTTCtcgggatatatatatatttttttaatctatcggtctttttctttttttcatcctccatcatcttttttttttccttttttttttttttttttagataattatATTTCGTTCTTGTCATGCATCcagtttttatgttttgttttgtttgtttttttcttaccTTCCAGTTTCCCTTtatttatctgtcattttatttatttatttatttttgttttgttttgtttgtattttccTTACATTCCAGTTTCCcgttctttatctgtcatttctttttttttcttttttttttctattctatTCTCATTttcgagttttttttttgtccccctTATCTTCCAGTTTCcatcttctttttaatttttttttaaatgtttttcttgtttgtttacATTTGTTTAAGTacttatctttttatattttgtcctacgtaacaattatattatatatgtttggaaATTTTCAGATTTGCCATGTGTAGATGAAGATTTACAATTTTAGGAATAAATATTAATCCTATAATAAGAATTAGATAAGcttttttaaaagaacaaaataaatagataaagttaaatcattattttaaaatctaatttaaatcatttttgtttaattcaaaatttaacaaacaataaaattatatattcattttattatttaatataaaaaaattagtccAATTCGATTGACATCAAACATCGAAGATGATTAATTTTTGTCTTATCCTatcctattttatctttttctaatcataatccaaaatataattcaatCTTACATTGGGTACTAAACGGTTTTAATGAGGTATTTggtaaaaggaaaattattagATGAAATTGATTTCCAAGAATAAGTTTTTTGATATTCAATTTTctgaaaatgagtttttttggaattctttttatagtatttggttaattatagaagaaaatagaacttataagtaattatataaatttatatattaaaattaaaagataaaattgtatttaaaaaaattcgttaaatcagttttttaaaaaattttagaatggCATATCTTTAATAGgatctactttctttttcagttttttacattatgagatttattttccactggaatccacaaatttttttttcttaaaaattatttaaacaaaaaacaaatttcacttTCTTAAGGAATCTTAGATTCCCACTAACTTTACCACTACTCAAACATCCCATAAAGATATGATTAATAATTCTTTTCTCTATTATCAAAACAAATGATATTgtagataatattaattttctataattatattaaaaaaaagataatataaatatataatcatttttaaataaggtttattttaatttattaaattaaagtttattCTTGATTACGATTCTAAATAGAGGCAGAACTaagtaaaataaagtaaaataaatcttttttaaatatgattgtATAAATATAATGTTTAATGGTTATGGTAAATTGTTTTTAGAAATTAAGgaatgtataaaaataatttttttaaaaaaaggttcATTATTTATGACCATTGCatcatatcaaaattattaaggttaaaaatttttaaaataattaaatataagtttaatatcatattaaaacTGGAAAACTAACCCTATCATGATATAGTGAgtaataaatgtaattatgaaTCACAATCTTTGATTTGATTCATGAACTAAAAAACGAAAAACTCATATTTCTCTTTCTATGAAGAACCTTTTTTGAAATGTaacaaatatttgtataaaattatatgttataaatttatataatcaatattttatgaatttatgtaattattttaaaatatgatagTTGCACTTTTACTAAAACTGATCAAAACAGTTTGAAACAATCGTTACAAGCAATAAACGAATGAACATgtatagataaaattaaataaataacaactatacgtggaaaaacaaaaattgaaggaTCAAGTAttaaaaactttgaaatttaaaatttagggtagtttttttaataatagagtaaagaaaattatattttgaaaaagtagtaccaaacatattttcaaaattggagtactgaaaattttgaaaaaatatataacattatatataatcccattataaagaagaaaaattaggcCTTAATAAAGGGGAATGACTTATCTAAGTGGAATAGCTAAGTCAAAAAAGAAGATTGGATATAAATGagttgaaaagaaagaaaaaggaatatgTTTTAAATCTGACTTAACACCCACCTAACctaataattattcaatttaagCATAATATGCACGGTGGAATCAAATTAATTCTTTCTTTAAGCATTAGGCCTCTCGTTTCAAATAAGAGAAGTCATAGAAATAACCGGTAGGAAGTCAAGATCGTGCCAACCAATTCAACCAAcacaaacaaaaattcaatacaAATGAAAATGCAATATATTTCAGTCatcaaattttggatattatattaaattatcattaatatcaaAAGTTTAAACCGATACACAAATggcttaataatatatattaaacttattttaaatagaatgatttaaaatataaaaattataaaattaaataaagaaaaaaaaacccaattggaatatatatatatatatatattatattagagTTTTACTGTAGAGAGGATCAGGTTCTCTCCATAAAGTGGAACCTAACATTAAATATCATTTCGAGAGGACCAGTTTTACACCGACGTAGGCATTCTTTCACAAAACATACTTATAAAACAGATTTGTCTACATCAATATAAAACTGATCCTCCCGAAATGATGTTTAACATTAGGTTATCACCTTATGGAGAGAACCTAGTCCTCTCTATAGCATAACTGTATtagattatatgtatatatatatatatattaatttgattttattcttaaatatcttttttttttctttaaaataatttttttcttttcttttgtgaagtttaaaataattttgttattagtaTTCATTTCCCCTAAACTATGTAAAGTTTTGTATTGATCCCTTAAAATGACCGTTCCAGTCCTTAGTTGCAGTCTAGGTGACATGTGCGTtcctaaaactatttaaaaaatggATAGAAAATtcttccaaaaagaaaaaaacaaaaacaaaaacgaaaaagccataattcaaaaaccaaacaaaacctaATATGCATTTTCACCATGTTTTAAAGAGTTATGAACCATACTCATATTTACACTTTCatctttcaatttgtttttttgctacTTTGATCCCTAtgctttagtttttattagacttttcaatttttaatctaatttttaccaattttaaaGTATGCATTGCATTTGATACAATATGTATTGGTCTTATTAGGTTaagtaattttgtaattttgttattttcatattGCAGTAGGTGCATTGCTTGCCTCAAAACTACTCAAAATTGAACTAAAAATAGTTTAAAGAACCAAAGTACAATAAAAATCGAAGTTCAAAGACCAaagtgacccaaaaaaaaaaaaagaaaaaagaagaagaaaaaaatcaagGACCAAACCACCACTGccaataacccaaaattcataGCTATTAGCTCAGTTAGTATAACACACCAATGCATACCTCATAAGTCGAGTTTAAAAAAATGActgattaattttcttattgaaaataaaaaa
Protein-coding regions in this window:
- the LOC107419065 gene encoding UDP-glycosyltransferase 89B2, with the protein product MSTPITTVHVLVCPYPSSGHIIPLIDLTRRLLTRGLTVTFVVTPTNLPLLQPLLSSHPPSSLQPLVLSIPETTISTSHRLLSIIRATREHHFPALLDWFRSHPSPPVAIISDFFLGWTHHFAGEIGIKRLVFSPSGAISHCVSFSLWQDLPKIDNPDDVNSPISFPNVPNCPVYPWWQLNSVYRSGKEGDPDWELYRSINQANKASWGAVLNSFADLESVYLEHLKKEMGHDRVWAVGPLLPPSDDDDDDVGPFDRGGSSSLPSHVVMKWLDARDFRSVVFVCFGSRTFLTTSQMDALTAALEHSGVHFILSVRPPNKKQEGDDHGEIPEGFEDRTADRGLVIKGWAPQVAILRHRAVGAFLTHCGWNSLMEGLAAGVVMLTWPMGADQFTNAKLLVDQLGVGFRVGEESKIIPRPIELSSLLVESLDENRPEWGRAKVLSDKALGAVKGGSSDKDLDDLVKWLSEL